From the Esox lucius isolate fEsoLuc1 chromosome 21, fEsoLuc1.pri, whole genome shotgun sequence genome, one window contains:
- the LOC105019393 gene encoding uncharacterized protein LOC105019393 isoform X2 — MPAPKRQESSQDPQAKRRKVDQNEAAVPSNKTTPAPATSSNPHRAAPLQRRNKRKLPAQLKDGKKPSKSSLHSSKTQKANPRTKSNPSAKNAKLLKTTSASSTNPISKGTLKRPAKICNTVSTESVEELIRTRKPHCIRKYSNGDRGKRKGLLSNPNEAELASDPVQMDHNYVIPPASRGSYSEREIEGMERKRFKESTGGPESQRNVEVETDVSSKPLQSELVKRSSEDLEVQDTFTASITDKKSERLETKPDSETVCPLAIDTCPANILLPVPEQLNQGIEKQEILEDSGIIPTHNITESIETKPDTKASCPSPTVASTEKVSDSNREHVNQSCEMQGDSMTSPTDDVNDSVDTQAGKQLTAPEPVPEQVKPSSVNQQVQEDSVTKPEVQDNGCEGTKVVEQCISPEPVPEKVESSSEKQEVQETSVITPTDQITESVESELGEPLISPGPVPEQVKTSHENQEDFVTSPACQLIQSVETKFGEQLISLDPVHVQGRPSDDEQNIQDNSMTTPKDQMTESVESKLGEPLISPDPVPEQIKLISEYQEGSLNLMAYQVNKSVETKLGEQQIFSDPKQVKQSSKQQCDLEDSMSTPTNEVKCVDSKIDVHYTYTAPVLELLKQSTEKQEMQENSLTTPEDKVHEFLETNVDVKISPPVIGLVAYSSSSDSESDSEENERKAVMKSREVEMKIEESYQEASEPLPELLKLSCESLQMQQDSMTIPTEVIEGPITLTSESVDTKLNANMNSPSADVSSEEPSCSSSEQVKQSSESQQMQEDSMTIHAEEVSEGPMTLTSESVDTKLNANMKSPSADASYKEASDHLPELVMQSSESRQMQEESMTIPAEVSEGPTITTSKSVDTKLNANVKSPFLDAFSEIPPHSSPEQVKQSSDSQQMQENSMTIPTDGVSEGPMTLTNESVDTKLNANRKSLSVDVSSDEPSCSSSEQVEQSGESQQMREDSMTIPTEVFEGPITSTSERVDTKLNANMKSADVSSEEPSCSSSEQVKQSSESQQMQEDSITIHADEVSEGPMTLTSESVDTKLNANMKSPSADASLEEPSYSSSEQVKQSSESQQISESSMTIPMDDVIEDPVTTTRQCVDTKLDTNIKYFSLEACSHEASVPLLERVKQNSESEQMQENSNTIPVEVSQRSMTTTSESIVPKVKLNIKSPSIQSSSKEVSDTVPVQVKQSSESQQMQEDLKAIPTDEVCEGDMTETNENVDTSLNGNKKSSPFEEASLEELSDSLPEQLKQSCESQQMQKDTEIIPIGEVSEVDMTTPNESVATKLDVNFMTPPCIETSFEASDSVTEQVKESSESQQMQKDTDIIPIGEVSAVDMITPNESVATGLDVNFMTPPCIETYFEASDSLTEQVKQSSESQQMQKDTDIIPIGEVSEVDLTTTNESVATELDVNFMTPPCIETSFETSDSLTEQVKQSSESHQMQKDTDIIPIGEVSEVDMTTPNESVASGLDVNFMTPPCIETSFETLDSLTEQVKQSSESQQMEKDLKAILIDEITEGPMTTTRESVDTKLNANMRSLLSAEVPLEEPSNSLPVQVKHSGESQQVQEDFKGIPTNEVSEGDMTTTKDESVDTNLKAHMKSSSSEASPEKPSDLLPELVIQSSESQQMQDNLMAIPTDYICKGPMTKCSESVAPKPDTDINVSQFIEAGGVSHPLPELVNPEKVNQIYIEMQEVQDDSMSSCADRGSECVDTKLDIEQMSPSVEVASKGTLDYVSEPMLQTSETQETQKDYMATPADQVGEGLESSTKIKSPRLEALFSSLKESSLCQHPLSHTMRSNVQEFLEEDSLEVLKGDNDVGVTESIGRLLDLETPIIVEDMEIGHCVVEVVGENYVDMDSGLDIIDNSKVVPEKTVQPTKGHVEDCHSGKPEDGAGKKGTSSTNQEGTNGAKKEAAKKTPSITDKPKKQQMNPQARTKARLAALAEQKAAASKKANRRLNLLALCEEIADDIATDTMLFKAKEVKEEELERIVTVKAEPSEEPEWAQPDTKANIVPVPLTAAVPKGPSTPVAVPAEQPVQAKPPVPEPPQRRFFISQVTVPLKIHEKKKLTRFQRLRQVELQREKKMSWTMVKKLKSDQANQKMFPETEVKVAPPSLSTPAAAVFPVASPPTPTPLASPAVPTVAASSTAPASTSPAVIPEVEPPKVEPPKVEPPKAVTPKAVTPKAVPPKVLPPTTGPTLRKRTLPAVPPPMPNGLKAQKAKPVVEYKPYKVRPKYSFDDFELDDDPKPTVPKAVLPTVQRAAVPPTPEAKNGKPKDSKPTVEKKAVPTMQKALGPAAQKTTGPTTPKMVAPTVQKTVEHTAPKTAGPTAPKNAGPTALKTVGPTALKTVGPAALKTLGPAALKTVGPNALKTVGPNALKKVGPNALKKVGPNALKTVGPTALKTLGPTALKTVGPTALKTVGPTALKTVGPTALKTVGPTAQKIVGPITPKTAGPTAPNTTGPTAPNTAGPTAPNTAGPIAPNTAGPTAPNTVGPTCSKTAGPTAQKTVEPTTQKTAGSAAQKTTGPTAQKTTGPIALNPAVTKPTVQKSIVSPSSVPKNGTLEDSKHTVQMAVQQTVQKTEVPESTVQTETVTPPPTLETAEKAALTLSSNAEQKAEVSPMPKDCKDQDSVAPVSSSSEESRRDPVVKRECDEKPPAIEIKPASPDVNRENTAMTAVEKATDSGVAEAAGNGQPLSESRLQKDIKKLQVADKDGNQAIIDAGQKHFGAVTCSVCGMLYSAANTEDESQHLLFHNQFISAVKYVGWKKERILGEYPDGKIILVLPDDPKYALKKVEEIREMVDNDLGFQQVETKCPSQTKTFLFISNDKKVAGCLIAEHIQEGYRVIEEAGPEGSEREKVMFERQRAWCCSTTPEPALCGISRIWVFSMMRRRGIASRMIECLRNNFIYGSYLSKEEIAFSDPTPDGKLFATHYCGTSQFLVYNFVSGTRSDKPGSNVV, encoded by the exons ATGCCTGCCCCTAAAAGACAAGAATCTTCTCAGGATCCTCAAGCTAAGAGAAGAAAGGTGGATCAGAATGAAGCGGCCGTGCCATCCAACAAAACAACACCAGCCCCGGCAACATCAAGCAATCCCCACAGAGCAGCACCTTTGCAGAGGAGGAATAAGAGAAAGCTACCAGCACAACTAAAAGATGGAAAGAAACCATCAAAGTCAAGCCTCCATTCCTCCAAAACCCAAAAGGCCAACCCCAGGACCAAGTCCAATCCCTCTGCTAAGAATGCCAAGCTGCTTAAAACCACAAGTGCCTCCTCAACAAATCCCATTTCCAAAGGAACCCTAAAAAGACCTGCCAAGATCTGCAACACCGTTTCCACAGAGTCAGTCGAGGAGCTAATCAGAACTCGCAAACCCCATTGCATCAGAAAATACTCTAATGGGGATAGAGGTAAGCGTAAAGGGTTGCTGTCCAACCCAAACGAAGCAGAACTGGCCTCAGACCCTGTGCAGATGGATCACAATTATGTTATACCTCCTGCGTCACGGGGTAGTTATTCTGAAAGAGAAATCGAGGGAATGGAAAGGAAACGATTCAAAGAGTCCACAGGAGGCCCAGAGAGCCAAAGAAATGTGGAGGTGGAAACTGATGTTTCCTCCAAACCTTTGCAATCTGAACTGGTGAAGCGGAGCAGTGAGGACCTTGAGGTGCAGGATACTTTTACGGCCTCTATTACAGATAAAAAGAGTGAGAGACTAGAGACCAAGCCTGATTCAGAAACAGTGTGTCCTCTGGCTATAGACACATGCCCTGCAAACATTTTACTCCCAGTCCCTGAGCAGTTGAACCAGGGCATTGAGAAGCAGGAAATTCTGGAAGATTCTGGGATCATACCTACCCATAACATTACTGAGAGTATAGAGACTAAACCTGACACAAAAGCATCTTGCCCTTCACCTACTGTTGCATCCACGGAGAAGGTTTCCGACTCTAACCGTGAGCATGTGAACCAGAGCTGTGAAATGCAGGGTGATTCTATGACCTCACCTACAGATGATGTTAATGACAGTGTAGACACGCAGGCTGGAAAACAACTTACTGCTCCAGAACCTGTACCTGAACAGGTAAAGCCAAGCAGTGTGAACCAGCAAGTTCAGGAGGATTCTGTGACTAAACCAGAAGTGCAGGATAATGGATGTGAAGGGACCAAGGTTGTAGAACAATGTATTTCTCCAGAACCTGTACCTGAAAAGGTCGAGTCAAGCAGTGAGAAACAAGAAGTTCAGGAAACTTCAGTAATCACCCCCACAGATCAAATTACTGAGAGTGTAGAGAGCGAGCTTGGAGAACCACTTATTTCACCAGGCCCTGTACCTGAACAGGTAAAGACCAGCCATGAGAACCAGGAAGATTTTGTGACATCACCAGCTTGTCAACTTATTCAAAGTGTAGAGACCAAGTTTGGAGAACAGTTGATTTCTCTAGACCCTGTACATGTTCAAGGAAGGCCAAGTGATGATGAGCAGAACATACAGGATAATTCAATGACAACCCCTAAAGATCAAATGACTGAGAGTGTAGAGAGCAAGCTTGGAGAACCACTTATTTCTCCAGACCCTGTACCTGAACAGATTAAACTAATCAGTGAGTACCAGGAGGGTTCTTTGAACTTAATGGCATATCAAGTTAATAAGAGTGTAGAGACCAAGCTAggagaacaacagattttttcaGACCCTAAACAGGTAAAGCAAAGCAGTAAGCAGCAGTGTGATCTGGAGGATTCAATGTCTACCCCAACAAATGAAGTTAAGTGTGTAGATAGCAAGATTGATGTTCATTACACTTATACAGCCCCTGTATTGGAACTACTGAAACAGAGCACTGAGAAACAAGAGATGCAGGAAAATTCCTTGACCACCCCTGAGGATAAAGTTCATGAATTCTTAGAAACTAATGTTGATGTAAAGATATCTCCCCCAGTTATAGGCCTAGTAGCGTATAGCAGCAGTAGTGATTCTGAAAGCGATAGTGAGGAAAATGAAAGGAAGGCTGTGATGAAATCAAGAGAAGTGGAGATGAAAATTGAAGAATCTTACCAGGAGGCTTCAGAACCCTTACCTGAACTGTTGAAGCTGAGTTGTGAGTCACTCCAAATGCAGCAAGATTCAATGACCATCCCTACAGAAGTCATTGAGGGTCCAATTACCTTAACTAGTGAGAGTGTAGACACCAAGCTTAATGCAAATATGAATTCTCCATCTGCAGATGTATCTTCAGAGGAACCTTCATGTTCCTCTTCCGAACAGGTGAAGCAGAGCAGTGAGTCCCAGCAAATGCAGGAAGATTCAATGACCATCCATGCAGAGGAAGTTAGTGAGGGTCCAATGACTCTGACTAGTGAGAGTGTAGACACCAAGCTTAATGCAAATATGAAATCTCCATCTGCAGATGCATCCTACAAGGAAGCTTCTGACCACCTGCCTGAACTGGTGATGCAGAGCAGTGAGTCACGGCAAATGCAGGAAGAGTCAATGACCATCCCTGCAGAAGTTAGTGAGGGTCCAACGATCACAACAAGTAAGAGTGTAGACACCAAACTTAATGCAAATGTGAAGTCTCCATTTCTAGATGCATTTTCAGAGATACCGCCACATTCTTCACCTGAACAGGTGAAGCAGAGCAGTGATTCTCAGCAAATGCAAGAAAATTCCATGACCATCCCTACGGATGGTGTTAGTGAGGGTCCAATGACTCTGACTAATGAGAGTGTAGACACCAAGCTTAATGCCAATAGGAAGTCTCTGTCTGTGGATGTATCTTCAGATGAACCTTCATGTTCCTCATCTGAACAGGTGGAACAGAGTGGTGAGTCGCAGCAAATGCGGGAAGATTCAATGACCATCCCTACAGAAGTCTTTGAGGGTCCAATTACCTCAACTAGTGAGAGGGTAGACACCAAGCTTAATGCAAATATGAAGTCTGCAGATGTATCTTCAGAGGAACCCTCATGTTCCTCATCTGAACAGGTGAAACAGAGCAGTGAGTCCCAGCAAATGCAGGAAGATTCAATAACCATCCATGCAGATGAAGTTAGTGAGGGTCCAATGACTCTGACTAGTGAGAGTGTAGATACCAAGCTTAATGCAAATATGAAGTCTCCATCTGCAGATGCATCTTTGGAGGAACCTTCATATTCCTCAT CTGAACAGGTGAAGCAGAGCAGTGAGTCACAGCAAATTTCAGAGAGCTCCATGACCATCCCTATGGATGACGTTATTGAGGATCCAGTGACCACGACTAGGCAGTGTGTAGACACCAAGCTTGATACAAATATAAAGTATTTTTCTTTAGAAGCATGTTCACATGAAGCTTCAGTTCCTTTACTTGAACGGGTGAAGCAGAACAGTGAATCTGAGCAAATGCAGGAAAATTCCAACACCATCCCTGTTGAAGTTAGTCAGCGTTCCATGACCACAACTAGTGAGAGTATAGTCCCCAAGGTTAAATTAAATATCAAGTCTCCATCTATACAATCATCCTCAAAAGAGGTTTCAGATACCGTACCTGTACAGGTTAAACAGAGCAGTGAGTCACAGCAAATGCAGGAAGATTTGAAGGCCATCCCTACAGATGAAGTTTGTGAGGGTGACATGACCGAAACGAATGAGAATGTAGATACCAGTCTTAATGGAAATAAGAAGTCCTCTCCATTTGAAGAAGCATCTTTAGAGGAGCTTTCTGATTCTTTACCTGAACAGTTGAAGCAAAGCTGTGAGTCACAGCAAATGCAGAAAGATACAGAAATAATCCCTATAGGTGAAGTTAGTGAGGTGGACATGACCACGCCTAATGAGAGTGTCGCTACCAAGCTTGATGTGAATTTCATGACTCCACCATGTATAGAAACATCTTTTGAAGCTTCAGATTCCGTAACTGAACAGGTGAAGGAGAGCAGTGAGTCACAGCAAATGCAGAAAGATACCGATATAATCCCTATAGGTGAAGTTAGTGCGGTGGACATGATTACGCCTAATGAGAGTGTAGCTACCGGGCTTGATGTGAATTTCATGACTCCACCATGTatagaaacatattttgaaGCTTCAGATTCCTTAACTGAACAGGTGAAGCAGAGCAGTGAGTCACAGCAAATGCAGAAAGATACCGATATAATCCCTATAGGTGAAGTTAGTGAGGTGGACTTGACCACGACTAATGAGAGTGTAGCTACTGAGCTTGATGTGAATTTCATGACTCCACCATGTATAGAAACATCTTTTGAAACGTCAGATTCCTTAACTGAACAGGTGAAGCAGAGCAGTGAATCACATCAAATGCAGAAAGATACCGATATAATCCCTATAGGTGAAGTTAGTGAGGTGGACATGACCACGCCTAATGAGAGTGTAGCTAGCGGGCTTGATGTGAATTTCATGACTCCACCATGTATAGAAACATCTTTTGAAACTTTGGATTCCTTAACTGAACAGGTGAAGCAGAGCAGTGAGTCACAGCAAATGGAAAAAGATTTGAAGGCCATCCTCATAGATGAAATTACTGAGGGTCCAATGACCACCACTAGGGAGAGTGTAGACACCAAGCTTAATGCTAATATGAGGTCTCTTCTATCTGCAGAAGTACCGTTAGAGGAGCCTTCAAATTCCTTACCTGTACAGGTGAAGCATAGCGGTGAGTCACAACAAGTGCAGGAAGATTTCAAGGGCATCCCTACAAATGAAGTTAGTGAAGGTGACATGACCACGACTAAGGATGAGAGTGTAGACACCAACCTTAAAGCACATATGAAGTCTTCATCTTCAGAAGCATCTCCAGAGAAGCCTTCAGATTTATTGCCTGAACTAGTGATACAAAGCAGTGAGTCACAGCAAATGCAGGACAATTTAATGGCCATCCCTACAGATTATATTTGTAAAGGTCCCATGACCAAGTGTAGTGAGAGTGTAGCCCCCAAGCCTGATACAGATATAAATGTTTCTCAATTTATAGAAGCAGGAGGGGTTTCACATCCTTTACCTGAACTGGTGAATCCTGAAAAGGTGAATCAGATATACATTGAGATGCAGGAGGTGCAGGATGATTCCATGTCTAGCTGTGCAGATCGAGGAAGTGAGTGTGTTGACACCAAGCTTGATATTGAACAAATGTCTCCATCTGTGGAAGTAGCTTCTAAGGGTACTTTAGATTATGTCTCAGAACCAATGCTGCAGACCAGTGAAACACAGGAAACACAAAAAGATTATATGGCCACCCCAGCAGATCAAGTGGGGGAAGGTTTAGAGTCAAGTACTAAAATAAAGTCTCCACGCCTTGAAGCACTTTTTAGTTCTCTAAAGGAGTCCAGTCTTTGCCAACACCCCTTATCTCATACAATGCGCTCAAATGTCCAAGAGTTTCTAGAAGAGGATTCTTTAGAAGTTTTGAAAGGTGACAATGATGTTGGCGTGACTGAGAGCATTGGTCGTTTGTTAGACTTGGAGACCCCCATTATTGTGGAGGACATGGAGATTGGCCATTGTGTTGTAGAGGTGGTGGGAGAGAATTATGTTGACATGGATAGTGGTCTGGATATCATAGACAACTCTAAGGTGGTGCCAGAGAAGACAGTGCAGCCCACCAAAGGGCATGTGGAAGATTGCCATTCAGGTAAACCTGAAGATGGTGCTGGAAAGAAAGGCACAAGTTCAACAAACCAAGAGGGCACAAATGGCGCAAAGAAGGAAGCTGCTAAAAAGACACCGAGTATTACAGATAAACCCAAGAAACAGCAAATGAACCCCCAGGCACGGACCAAAGCCAGACTAGCAGCGCTAGCTGAGCAAAAGGCAGCTGCCTCAAAAAAAGCAAACAGGCGCCTCAACCTTCTGGCTCTATGTGAGGAGATAGCAGACGATATCGCCACCGACACCATGTTGTTTAAGGCTAAGGAGGTAAAGGAGGAGGAGTTGGAGCGGATTGTGACAGTTAAGGCTGAACCTAGCGAGGAGCCAGAATGGGCACAGCCTGACACGAAGGCTAATATTGTTCCTGTCCCTCTAACTGCTGCCGTTCCCAAGGGGCCCTCAACTCCAGTAGCAGTTCCTGCTGAGCAGCCTGTTCAAGCCAAGCCCCCAGTTCCGGAGCCACCACAGCGACGCTTCTTTATCAGCCAAGTGACGGTGCCCCTGAAAATCCATGAAAAGAAGAAACTTACCAGGTTCCAGAGGCTGCGGCAGGTGGAGCTGCAGAGGGAGAAGAAAATGTCCTGGACCATGGTCAAGAAGCTGAAATCTGATCAGGCCAATCAGAAGATGTTTCCAGAGACTGAGGTTAAAGTGGCCCCTCCGTCACTCTCTACTCCAGCAGCAGCTGTCTTCCCTGTGGCCTCACCACCAACCCCAACCCCCTTGGCCAGTCCAGCAGTACCTACAGTAGCTGCCTCGTCTACTGCCCCAGCCTCGACCAGCCCAGCTGTAATCCCCGAAGTCGAGCCCCCCAAAGTCGAGCCCCCCAAAGTCGAGCCCCCCAAAGCCGTGACCCCCAAAGCCGTGACCCCCAAAGCCGTGCCCCCCAAAGTCTTGCCCCCCACTACAGGGCCTACTCTTAGAAAGAGGACTCTTCCAGCAGTACCCCCGCCGATGCCCAATGGACTCAAAGCTCAGAAAGCCAAGCCTGTGGTAGAATACAAGCCTTACAAAGTAAGGCCGAAGTACTCTTTTGATGATTTTGAATTGGACGACGACCCGAAACCCACGGTGCCTAAGGCAGTACTACCCACTGTTCAGAGGGCAGCTGTGCCACCTACACCAGAAGCAAAAAATGGCAAACCCAAG GACTCAAAACCTACTGTGGAGAAGAAAGCTGTACCTACCATGCAGAAAGCATTGGGACCTGCTGCACAAAAAACAACTGGACCTACAACCCCAAAAATGGTAGCACCAACTGTGCAGAAAACAGTTGAACATACTGCCCCAAAAACTGCAGGACCTACTGCCCCAAAAAACGCAGGACCTACTGCCCTGAAAACGGTAGGACCTACTGCCCTGAAAACGGTAGGACCTGCTGCCCTGAAAACGCTAGGACCTGCTGCCCTGAAAACGGTAGGACCTAATGCCCTGAAAACGGTAGGACCTAATGCCCTGAAAAAGGTAGGACCTAATGCCCTGAAAAAGGTAGGACCTAATGCCCTGAAAACAGTAGGACCTACCGCCCTAAAAACGTTAGGACCTACCGCCCTAAAAACGGTTGGACCTACCGCCCTAAAAACGGTTGGACCTACCGCCCTAAAAACGGTTGGACCTACCGCCCTTAAAACAGTTGGACCTACCGCCCAAAAAATAGTAGGACCTATTACCCCCAAAACTGCAGGACCTACTGCCCCAAACACTACAGGACCTACTGCCCCAAACACTGCAGGACCGACTGCCCCAAACACTGCAGGGCCTATTGCCCCAAACACTGCAGGACCTACTGCCCCAAACACTGTAGGGCCTACTTGTTCCAAAACAGCGGGACCTACTGCACAAAAGACAGTAGAACCTACAACACAAAAGACAGCAGGATCTGCTGCTCAGAAGACCACAGGACCTACTGCGCAGAAGACAACAGGTCCTATCGCTCTGAACCCTGCAGTGACAAAACCCACAGTGCAGAAATCTATAGTGTCACCTTCTTCTGTGCCCAAAAATGGCACGCTTGAG GACTCTAAACACACTGTGCAGATGGCAGTACAACAAACTGTGCAGAAGACAGAAGTGCCTGAATCCACtgtacagacagagacagtgacacCTCCCCCTACCCTGGAAACTGCGGAGAAGGCGGCATTAACACTTTCTTCTAATGCTGAGCAGAAAGCAGAAGTGTCCCCAATGCCAAAAGACTGCAAAGATCAG GATTCTGTAGCACCAGTGTCGTCTTCCTCCGAAGAATCCCGAAGAGATCCTGTTGTCAAGCGAGAATGTGATGAAAAGCCTCCTG CTATTGAGATTAAACCTGCATCCCCAGATGTTAACCGAGAGAACACGGCCATGACTGCAGTGGAAAAAGCCACGGACTC CGGGGTCGCTGAAGCGGCAGGTAATGGCCAGCCCCTCTCTGAGTCACGCCTTCAGAAAGACATCAAGAAACTACAGGTGGCCGACAAAGACGGAAACCAAGCCATTATT GACGCAGGGCAGAAGCACTTTGGCGCGGTGacatgcagtgtgtgtgggaTGCTGTACTCGGCCGCCAACACGGAGGACGAGTCCCAGCATCTGCTGTTCCACAACCAGTTCATCAGCGCTGTCAAATATGTG GGTTGGAAGAAGGAGAGAATTCTGGGGGAGTACCCCGATGGCAAGATCATCCTTGTCCTTCCGGACGACCCCAAATACGCCTTGAAGaag GTTGAGGAGATCCGGGAGATGGTGGACAATGACCTGGGTTTCCAGCAGGTGGAGACCAAGTGTCCCTCCCAGACCAAAACCTTCTTGTTTATCTCCAATGACAAGAAGGTGGCTGGGTGCCTCATCGCCGAACACATCCAGGAG gGCTACAGAGTGATTGAGGAGGCGGGGCCTGAGGgctcagagagggagaaggtgaTGTTCGAGCGCCAGAGAGCCTGGTGCTGCTCCACCACCCCGGAGCCGGCCCTCTGTGGCATTAGCCGGATCTGGGTGTTCAGCATGATGAGACGGCGGGGCATCGCCTCACGCATGATCGAGTGTCTCAG GAACAACTTCATCTATGGCTCCTACTTGAGCAAGGAGGAGATTGCTTTCTCAGACCCCACACCCGATGGGAAACTGTTTGCCACACACTACTGCGGTACCTCGCAGTTCCTGGTTTATAACTTTGTAAGTGGAACGCGTTCGGACAAACCTGGCTCTAATGTGGTGTGA